One window of Brachybacterium ginsengisoli genomic DNA carries:
- a CDS encoding DUF418 domain-containing protein has translation MTSTATPADDSAGDPVVGSAPSPAAPPRSGPATGRPERSLAPDIARGLMLALIAVANVSWYLWGTTESAGGTPHIPADGPLDTITQVVMTIAVDHRAMPLFALLFGYGMVQFYRSRIDRGLDPRSVRRMMRRRHWALLLLGALHAALLFYGDILGAYGLCGLVLVWWFFGRRERTLRLWAIVLVAVMTLFALFSVVSGIVLSQFVPADVLAELESVDTGTGFARSASYDNPYLVSVLHRLGLWLMTLPFAALMGAPLPILLGWIAARRRILDEPWRHVRLLRRTAIGGIAIGWLGGLPEALALLGAYELPAAAPWMLTGISSVTGIACGIGYAALFGLLALRLEGRAPGQDASRPDSSTDRDLAPAERAYGVPRADGAPDRTRDLGLVERTLAAVGQRSLSFYLFQSLLLAPLMASWGLGLGGSLSTAPALAIALGVWLVSLPIAAWMGSRGMRGPAEMLLRRMTYGKLDPAPDRTAAPTPTPTSTSTSTSTSTSTSTSTSTMTGR, from the coding sequence GTGACCTCCACCGCCACCCCGGCCGACGATTCCGCCGGCGATCCCGTCGTCGGCTCCGCGCCCTCCCCTGCCGCGCCGCCGCGCTCGGGTCCTGCGACAGGACGGCCCGAGCGCTCGCTCGCCCCCGACATCGCCCGCGGGCTCATGCTCGCGCTCATCGCGGTCGCGAACGTCTCCTGGTATCTGTGGGGCACGACCGAATCCGCCGGCGGCACCCCGCACATCCCGGCCGACGGACCGCTCGACACGATCACCCAGGTCGTGATGACGATCGCGGTGGACCATCGGGCGATGCCGCTGTTCGCCCTCCTGTTCGGCTACGGGATGGTGCAGTTCTACCGCTCGCGGATCGATCGCGGCCTCGACCCGCGCTCCGTGAGACGGATGATGCGCCGCCGCCATTGGGCGCTGCTCCTGCTGGGGGCGCTGCACGCCGCACTGCTGTTCTACGGCGACATCCTGGGGGCATACGGGCTCTGCGGGCTCGTGCTGGTGTGGTGGTTCTTCGGCCGACGCGAGCGCACCCTGCGCCTCTGGGCGATCGTGCTCGTCGCGGTGATGACGCTGTTCGCCCTGTTCAGCGTCGTCAGCGGGATCGTGCTCTCGCAGTTCGTCCCGGCCGACGTGCTCGCCGAGCTCGAGTCCGTGGACACCGGCACCGGCTTCGCCCGGTCTGCGTCCTACGACAACCCCTATCTCGTCTCGGTCCTGCACCGGCTCGGGCTATGGCTCATGACCCTTCCCTTCGCGGCGCTCATGGGGGCGCCGCTGCCGATCCTGCTGGGCTGGATCGCCGCCCGCCGACGGATCCTCGACGAGCCGTGGCGGCACGTGCGCCTGCTGCGGCGCACGGCGATCGGCGGCATCGCGATCGGCTGGCTGGGCGGCCTGCCCGAGGCGCTCGCACTCCTCGGCGCGTACGAGCTGCCCGCCGCCGCGCCGTGGATGCTCACGGGGATCAGCTCCGTCACGGGCATCGCCTGCGGGATCGGCTATGCGGCACTGTTCGGGCTGCTCGCCCTGCGTCTCGAGGGACGGGCGCCCGGCCAGGACGCCTCGCGCCCGGACTCGTCGACCGACCGGGACCTGGCCCCCGCCGAGCGGGCCTACGGCGTGCCCCGCGCGGACGGTGCTCCCGACCGCACCCGCGACCTCGGCCTGGTCGAGCGGACCCTCGCCGCGGTGGGCCAGCGCTCCCTGAGCTTCTACCTCTTCCAGTCGCTGCTGCTCGCGCCGCTGATGGCCTCCTGGGGCCTCGGGCTCGGCGGGAGCCTCTCCACCGCCCCGGCGCTCGCGATCGCGCTCGGGGTGTGGCTGGTGTCCCTGCCGATCGCGGCCTGGATGGGCTCACGCGGGATGCGCGGACCGGCCGAGATGCTGCTGCGTCGGATGACCTACGGGAAGCTCGATCCGGCGCCGGATCGAACTGCCGCACCCACGCCCACGCCCACGTCCACGTCCACGTCCACGTCCACGTCCACGTCCACGTCCACGTCCACGTCCACGATGACTGGACGGTAA